The following proteins are co-located in the Petroclostridium xylanilyticum genome:
- a CDS encoding site-specific DNA-methyltransferase, with product MDKLKMHSANKVDENIKKIAELFPNTLTEVIKGYREDGTPIIEHAIDFDVLRQELSDFIVEGPEERYQFTWPDKKKSILLANAPIAKTLRPCREESVDFDKTENLYIEGDNLDALKLLQETYLGKVKMIYIDPPYNTGNDFVYEDDFAQSADEYLANSGQFDEDGNRLVPNLESNGRFHTDWLNMMYPRLKLAKDLLSDDGVIFISIDDNEVENLKKICDEIFGLQNFIAQLVWEKKKKGSFLSKSITNIKEYVLVFCKSINSFEGLIGEINTNSETYPCINAVNKRELRIIPAGIESKYKDKDFFMPKGSEISDTTMSIVLHSDMVIKNGLLAEDLILEGNWRYSQTAMTTYAQKKELYITRDLYLRRIVNDTRYKTLKDILPRVGENQDTQYNTPINLNNLFDSGWGSNEDADEELRLIFGIQKLMDYPKPVRLIQKLIASVRDKNAIIMDFFSGSATTAHAVMQLNAEDGGNRKFIMVQLPEPCDEKSEAYKAGYKTIAEIGKERIRRAGKKILEEHPEAAGKLDTGFRVLKVDSTNMQDVYYRPDEYTQDLLSSLTDNIKPDRTPEDLLFQVMLDLGVLLSSKIEEMVIGGKKVFNVADGYLMACFDNDVTDEVVREIAKKQPYYAVFRDSGMASDSVAANFEQIFETYSPSTVRKVL from the coding sequence ATGGACAAGCTGAAAATGCACTCTGCAAACAAAGTAGATGAAAATATCAAAAAGATTGCCGAGCTGTTTCCCAATACCTTGACCGAGGTCATCAAAGGCTATCGTGAAGACGGCACGCCCATCATTGAGCACGCCATTGATTTTGACGTACTGCGGCAGGAGCTGTCGGATTTTATAGTGGAAGGCCCGGAGGAACGCTACCAGTTCACCTGGCCGGACAAGAAAAAGTCCATCCTGCTGGCCAACGCCCCCATCGCCAAAACCCTGCGCCCCTGCCGCGAGGAGAGCGTGGATTTCGACAAGACTGAGAATCTGTATATTGAAGGCGACAACCTGGACGCACTCAAGCTGCTGCAGGAAACCTATCTAGGGAAAGTAAAGATGATCTACATAGACCCGCCGTACAATACCGGCAACGACTTTGTCTATGAGGACGACTTTGCGCAAAGTGCGGACGAGTACCTTGCCAACAGCGGGCAGTTTGACGAGGACGGCAACCGCCTTGTCCCAAACTTAGAAAGCAACGGGCGTTTTCATACAGACTGGCTGAATATGATGTACCCGAGACTGAAACTGGCTAAGGATCTGTTGAGTGATGACGGGGTTATTTTTATAAGTATTGATGATAATGAAGTAGAGAATCTGAAAAAAATCTGCGATGAAATTTTTGGTCTCCAAAATTTTATTGCACAACTAGTTTGGGAAAAGAAAAAGAAAGGTTCGTTTCTCTCAAAATCTATTACAAATATAAAAGAATATGTACTTGTTTTTTGCAAAAGCATAAATTCCTTTGAGGGACTCATAGGTGAAATCAATACTAATTCCGAAACCTATCCTTGTATTAATGCAGTAAACAAACGAGAATTACGAATTATTCCTGCTGGCATTGAAAGCAAGTACAAGGATAAAGACTTTTTTATGCCAAAAGGTTCTGAAATCTCAGATACAACAATGAGCATTGTACTTCATTCTGATATGGTTATAAAAAATGGTTTGCTTGCCGAAGATCTAATATTAGAAGGCAATTGGCGTTATTCCCAAACAGCAATGACCACATATGCCCAAAAGAAAGAGCTTTATATTACACGTGATCTTTATTTGCGTCGAATTGTTAATGATACAAGATATAAAACACTTAAAGATATATTGCCAAGAGTGGGGGAAAATCAAGATACACAGTATAACACACCTATAAACCTAAATAATCTATTTGATAGTGGATGGGGATCTAACGAAGACGCTGATGAAGAACTAAGACTGATTTTTGGTATTCAAAAATTAATGGACTATCCGAAACCTGTGCGTTTGATTCAAAAACTGATAGCATCTGTCCGAGATAAAAATGCCATTATAATGGATTTCTTCTCCGGCTCCGCTACCACTGCCCATGCGGTTATGCAGCTTAACGCCGAAGACGGCGGCAACCGCAAATTCATCATGGTGCAGCTGCCTGAGCCTTGCGATGAAAAATCCGAAGCCTATAAAGCAGGGTATAAAACCATTGCCGAAATCGGGAAGGAGCGCATCCGCCGGGCAGGCAAAAAAATACTGGAGGAGCATCCGGAAGCGGCAGGCAAACTGGATACCGGTTTCCGCGTCCTGAAAGTGGATTCCACCAACATGCAGGATGTATACTACAGGCCTGACGAATATACCCAGGATTTGCTCTCCTCCCTGACAGACAACATAAAGCCCGACCGCACTCCGGAGGATCTGCTCTTCCAGGTCATGCTGGATTTGGGCGTGCTATTGTCCAGCAAAATCGAAGAAATGGTCATCGGCGGCAAAAAAGTGTTTAATGTGGCGGACGGGTACCTGATGGCCTGCTTTGACAATGACGTCACCGATGAGGTGGTCAGGGAGATTGCCAAAAAGCAGCCCTATTACGCCGTTTTCCGCGATAGCGGCATGGCCAGCGACAGCGTCGCCGCCAACTTTGAGCAGATTTTTGAAACCTACAGCCCGTCAACGGTGAGGAAGGTGTTATAA